A section of the Effusibacillus pohliae DSM 22757 genome encodes:
- a CDS encoding NCS2 family permease encodes MERLFQLREHGTNIRTELIAGVTTYVTMAYILFLNPLILSATGMDKNAVFFATAVGSALVTLMMGLFVNFPVALAPGMGLNAYFAVVAAQQGGVVSWQVALGAVFVSGLILILLTVSRIRQLLVVAVPDSLKYAITVGIGLFITIIGLKLGEITNIVYLGGPSAGAVAKGTPVTLKFFEWNLTIAHFVENKVALLTLIGLVITAILAVARVTGALLIGILLTTLIGIPMGVTNTEAFFKTPWIPNFSQLYIGSLDIKGALTGGFFEIVLVFTFVALFDTFGTLIGTADKAGLLHRPDSEQKIGRAMAVDATGVSLGALLGTSTITAYIESASGIAAGGRTGLTSVTTAILFLLSVFLLGPLVAIIPDAATAPVLVIVGVMMMSAVKKIDFDELGTAIPAFLTIVMMPFTYSIANGIGAGIVFYVVLNAFRNLFTKEKVKIHWLMWTLAVLIVLRYIFITE; translated from the coding sequence ATGGAACGTCTTTTCCAACTGCGGGAGCACGGGACCAACATCCGAACCGAACTGATTGCCGGGGTCACCACGTATGTCACGATGGCCTATATCCTGTTTTTGAATCCATTGATTCTGTCCGCCACCGGCATGGACAAAAATGCGGTGTTTTTCGCCACGGCAGTCGGTTCGGCGCTGGTCACGCTGATGATGGGGCTGTTCGTCAACTTCCCGGTGGCACTGGCACCGGGCATGGGGTTGAACGCCTATTTTGCGGTCGTGGCGGCGCAACAGGGCGGTGTGGTGTCCTGGCAAGTGGCTTTGGGTGCGGTGTTTGTATCGGGGCTGATTCTGATTTTGCTGACCGTGTCCCGGATCCGGCAGCTGCTGGTGGTGGCAGTGCCGGATTCGCTCAAGTACGCGATTACGGTCGGGATCGGGTTGTTTATTACGATCATTGGGCTGAAACTGGGGGAAATCACGAACATCGTATACCTGGGAGGGCCGTCGGCCGGGGCGGTTGCCAAGGGCACGCCGGTCACGTTGAAATTTTTCGAGTGGAACCTGACAATCGCCCATTTTGTGGAAAATAAGGTGGCGCTGCTGACGCTGATCGGCTTGGTAATCACGGCCATTCTCGCGGTGGCGCGGGTAACGGGCGCTTTGCTGATCGGGATTTTGCTGACGACGCTGATCGGGATTCCGATGGGTGTTACCAATACGGAAGCGTTTTTCAAAACGCCCTGGATTCCGAACTTTTCGCAGTTGTATATCGGCAGCCTGGATATTAAAGGCGCCTTGACCGGCGGATTTTTCGAGATCGTGTTGGTGTTTACGTTCGTCGCTTTGTTTGACACGTTCGGCACGCTGATTGGCACGGCGGATAAAGCGGGCCTGTTGCATCGTCCCGATTCGGAGCAAAAAATCGGCCGGGCGATGGCAGTCGATGCGACCGGCGTATCGCTCGGGGCGCTTTTGGGCACGTCCACCATTACCGCGTACATTGAGAGCGCTTCCGGGATCGCGGCGGGAGGCCGGACAGGGCTCACCTCCGTGACGACGGCCATCCTGTTCCTGCTGTCGGTGTTCCTGTTGGGACCGCTCGTGGCGATCATTCCGGATGCGGCCACCGCACCGGTGCTGGTGATCGTCGGCGTGATGATGATGAGCGCCGTGAAAAAGATTGATTTTGATGAACTGGGGACGGCGATTCCGGCGTTTCTGACGATCGTCATGATGCCGTTCACCTATTCGATTGCCAACGGGATCGGCGCCGGCATTGTGTTCTACGTGGTGTTGAACGCGTTCCGCAACCTGTTCACAAAAGAGAAAGTGAAGATCCACTGGTTGATGTGGACGCTCGCAGTATTGATCGTATTGCGGTATATCTTTATTACCGAGTAG
- a CDS encoding DUF4129 domain-containing transglutaminase family protein: MRHTTRWITGTWTRDWLLTTALFVWLYQLLSPLGKAGGVPDMFGFYLFVGLCLLFDLLLPWRSARIGLKLAAVFAFMHHFYYTGSPVWRPNWLLDVLRTAADGAWLALQQKLAQVPENSQTLYFLLFLWLTASVYRNALQSRGWLFVLLFIGEVVIGVIDTFFPPDASGFVVRYFLIGFLLLSLSQLPELEKWLRVSERMRGWPLKWIAWTLAVTLAAVGSGMAAPKYPPAWPDPVSFLESKTSRENHSGPKKIGYGADDNHLGGPYVMDDTVAFTVITNQSGYYRGESKLIYTGKGWLNGSGGGFSLDDFDFARAANRFRNGYALNEHIKTKTVEQEIRVENGQYSTLFGQYQAMQVQAMPDAGSGPEFASFFPIDWRLSGNLRAGQTYKVVSQVPYYDLDGVRQRERTAGPLPNLPELLQLPPNLPPRVHNLALQITAGKAGDYEKAKAIEQYLRTNYMYETQDIPFPADDQDFVDQFLFESRKGYCDHFSSAMVVLARAAGLPARWVKGFTEGEQDPMFSATDGRKKYVVRNRNAHSWAEVYIPGTGWLPFEPTAGFSQPVVMQDLPVAVPNTQAATPQQPERTQRPEVQDTSVDVSHEIDWQTVGTVTLWIAVVLLAIGFLFRRRLLAAFYVRHFARKEADENSQIVVAIERLLRVLQRFGWKREPDVTVREFGAELADSGYKGSEWVMLARIFERVRYGNKRLPKKEIGELRELWGRIVRKIGRTKKR; this comes from the coding sequence ATGCGGCATACAACTAGATGGATCACAGGCACCTGGACGAGGGACTGGCTGCTGACAACCGCTTTATTCGTCTGGTTGTACCAACTGTTGTCCCCGCTTGGAAAGGCGGGCGGGGTGCCTGACATGTTCGGATTTTATCTGTTTGTCGGGCTGTGTCTGCTGTTTGACCTTTTGCTCCCCTGGCGGAGTGCCAGAATCGGTCTGAAACTGGCTGCCGTATTTGCGTTCATGCACCACTTTTATTACACCGGCTCACCGGTCTGGCGGCCGAACTGGCTGCTCGATGTGTTGCGAACGGCCGCCGACGGAGCGTGGCTGGCGTTGCAGCAGAAACTCGCGCAGGTGCCGGAGAATTCGCAAACCTTGTATTTCCTCCTGTTTCTCTGGCTGACCGCGTCGGTGTACCGCAATGCGCTGCAGAGCCGGGGCTGGCTGTTCGTGCTGCTGTTCATCGGCGAAGTGGTGATCGGCGTGATTGACACATTTTTTCCGCCCGACGCGTCCGGCTTTGTGGTTCGCTACTTCCTGATCGGGTTTCTGCTGCTGTCGCTGTCACAGCTTCCCGAATTGGAAAAATGGCTGCGGGTCTCCGAGCGAATGCGCGGGTGGCCGCTCAAATGGATCGCCTGGACGCTGGCCGTCACACTGGCCGCTGTCGGCAGCGGCATGGCCGCTCCCAAATATCCGCCGGCCTGGCCGGATCCGGTCTCGTTCCTCGAGAGCAAAACGTCGCGCGAAAATCACAGCGGACCGAAGAAGATCGGCTACGGAGCGGATGACAATCACTTGGGCGGTCCGTATGTGATGGACGATACGGTGGCGTTTACCGTCATTACCAATCAGTCCGGCTACTACCGCGGCGAGTCGAAGCTGATTTATACAGGTAAAGGGTGGTTGAACGGCTCAGGAGGCGGGTTTTCGCTGGATGATTTCGATTTCGCACGCGCGGCGAACCGCTTCCGAAATGGGTACGCTTTGAACGAGCACATCAAGACCAAAACGGTGGAGCAGGAGATCCGGGTGGAGAACGGACAGTACAGTACGCTGTTCGGACAGTATCAGGCGATGCAGGTTCAAGCAATGCCAGATGCGGGGAGCGGTCCCGAGTTCGCTTCGTTTTTCCCGATAGACTGGCGGCTTTCCGGTAATTTGCGGGCTGGGCAGACGTACAAGGTGGTGTCCCAGGTACCCTATTACGATCTGGATGGAGTTCGCCAGCGAGAAAGGACGGCAGGGCCGCTGCCCAACTTGCCTGAGCTGCTGCAGTTGCCGCCCAATCTGCCGCCCCGTGTCCATAATCTGGCCCTGCAAATCACGGCGGGCAAGGCGGGCGATTATGAAAAAGCGAAAGCGATCGAGCAGTACCTGCGCACCAATTATATGTACGAAACGCAGGATATCCCCTTCCCGGCTGACGACCAGGATTTTGTCGATCAGTTCCTGTTTGAAAGCAGGAAGGGATATTGCGACCATTTCTCCTCTGCGATGGTGGTGTTGGCCCGGGCGGCCGGGTTGCCGGCCCGCTGGGTGAAAGGATTCACGGAGGGCGAGCAGGACCCGATGTTCTCTGCAACGGACGGCCGGAAAAAATATGTCGTTCGCAACCGCAACGCCCACTCCTGGGCGGAAGTGTACATTCCGGGAACCGGCTGGCTGCCGTTTGAGCCGACGGCCGGTTTTTCGCAGCCTGTGGTGATGCAGGACCTGCCGGTTGCCGTGCCAAATACGCAGGCGGCAACGCCGCAGCAACCGGAACGCACGCAGAGGCCGGAAGTGCAGGACACCAGCGTCGACGTGTCGCATGAAATCGACTGGCAAACCGTCGGTACAGTCACTCTGTGGATCGCGGTGGTCTTGTTGGCGATCGGGTTTCTTTTCCGCAGGCGGTTGCTGGCAGCGTTTTATGTGCGGCACTTCGCGCGAAAAGAGGCCGATGAGAACTCACAGATCGTTGTCGCGATCGAACGGCTGCTGCGAGTGCTGCAGCGGTTCGGCTGGAAGCGGGAGCCCGATGTGACTGTGAGGGAGTTCGGGGCGGAATTGGCGGACAGCGGCTACAAAGGAAGCGAATGGGTGATGCTGGCGCGGATTTTTGAGCGGGTGCGCTACGGAAACAAGCGGCTGCCGAAAAAGGAAATTGGAGAATTGCGAGAATTGTGGGGACGGATCGTTCGGAAGATAGGGCGAACGAAGAAACGTTGA
- the guaA gene encoding glutamine-hydrolyzing GMP synthase has protein sequence MKPHESVVVLDFGGQYNQLITRRIRELNVYSELLPPTVTAEQLKQMDLKGIVFSGGPNSVYAEGAPKVDPAIFELGIPILGICYGMQLIAYHFNAKVERAAVREYGKAIMHVQSDAVLYKRQPREQQVWMSHSDLVLAPPAGFQVDASTQHAPVAAMSAPDRKLYAVQFHPEVNHSIHGMDILRNFLYEVCGCQGLWTMGSYVDEAIADIRATVRDKRVLCALSGGVDSSVAAVLVHRAIGDNLTCMFVDHGLLRKNEADLVMQTFAQEFKMNVVKIDARERFLRRLAGVTDPERKRKIIGEEFIRVFEEESKKLGHFDFLAQGTLYTDIIESGTATAATIKSHHNVGGLPEDMQFELVEPLKSLFKDEVRALGTELGIADEIVWRQPFPGPGLAIRIIGEVTEDKLELLKEADWVVRDEIKRAGLDREIWQYFAVLPDIKSVGVMGDERTYAYTIGIRAVTSRDGMTADWARIPYEVLERLSTRLVNEVPNVNRVVYDITSKPPATIEWE, from the coding sequence ATGAAACCGCATGAATCTGTTGTCGTACTGGATTTTGGCGGGCAGTACAACCAGTTGATCACCCGCCGGATTCGCGAACTGAACGTGTATTCGGAATTGTTGCCGCCGACTGTGACGGCCGAACAGTTGAAACAGATGGATCTGAAAGGGATCGTATTTTCCGGCGGGCCGAATTCGGTGTATGCGGAGGGAGCGCCGAAAGTCGATCCGGCCATTTTTGAGCTGGGGATTCCGATTCTCGGCATCTGCTACGGGATGCAGCTGATCGCCTATCACTTTAACGCAAAAGTGGAGCGGGCAGCCGTTCGCGAGTATGGAAAAGCGATCATGCACGTACAGTCTGATGCTGTTTTATATAAAAGGCAGCCGCGGGAACAGCAGGTTTGGATGAGCCACAGCGACCTGGTGCTGGCGCCGCCTGCCGGGTTTCAGGTGGATGCGTCCACCCAGCATGCACCGGTAGCGGCGATGAGTGCGCCCGATCGCAAACTGTACGCGGTACAGTTCCATCCGGAAGTGAATCACTCGATCCACGGCATGGACATACTGAGAAATTTCCTGTACGAAGTATGCGGCTGCCAAGGATTGTGGACGATGGGCTCGTATGTGGACGAAGCGATCGCAGACATTCGGGCGACCGTCCGTGACAAAAGGGTGTTGTGCGCGCTGTCCGGCGGCGTTGACTCGTCGGTGGCGGCCGTGTTGGTGCACCGGGCGATCGGCGACAATCTGACCTGCATGTTTGTCGATCACGGTCTGCTGCGCAAGAACGAAGCGGACCTGGTGATGCAGACGTTCGCCCAGGAATTCAAAATGAACGTCGTCAAAATCGACGCGCGGGAACGGTTCCTGCGGCGGCTGGCGGGCGTCACCGACCCGGAGCGCAAGCGCAAGATCATCGGCGAAGAGTTCATCCGCGTGTTTGAAGAAGAATCGAAGAAGCTGGGCCACTTTGATTTTCTGGCACAGGGGACGCTTTACACAGACATTATCGAAAGCGGTACGGCGACCGCCGCAACGATCAAGTCTCACCACAATGTGGGCGGTTTGCCGGAGGATATGCAATTTGAACTGGTGGAACCGCTGAAATCGCTGTTCAAAGACGAAGTGCGGGCGCTCGGCACCGAACTGGGAATCGCCGACGAGATCGTCTGGCGTCAGCCGTTTCCCGGTCCCGGATTGGCGATCCGGATTATCGGCGAAGTGACGGAGGACAAGCTTGAACTGTTGAAAGAAGCCGATTGGGTGGTCCGTGACGAAATCAAACGGGCCGGCTTGGATCGGGAGATCTGGCAGTATTTTGCCGTGCTGCCGGATATCAAGAGCGTCGGGGTGATGGGGGACGAACGCACCTACGCCTATACGATCGGCATTCGCGCCGTCACTTCCAGAGACGGAATGACTGCCGATTGGGCACGGATTCCGTATGAGGTGCTGGAAAGGCTGTCGACCCGCCTGGTCAATGAAGTGCCGAATGTCAACCGGGTCGTATATGACATTACTTCGAAACCGCCGGCGACGATTGAATGGGAGTAA
- a CDS encoding DUF58 domain-containing protein, with protein MLKRASTFGLWLVILASAYSYAKFQGGYASWFLFFATVVIALYVFLTSRFAGRRLASERHVSATKLTAGGELEVDLDVRSHSRWPLVWLAIEDQLPQRLLVWGAESKRIFFPGFEKRVRMRYTIPNLQRGKYVLQDTVLRTGDLFGFCRKQVVHRRADEVTVYPKVVPIRSWHTVNPFNAGMSFSQNRMAEDTTNVLGVRDYVPGDRLSRIHWRATSRTGAIKSKEFELHVTNELMFFLNRNKADYAAGGASVFETAVTATASLIRYGLEKKYAVGLVSYGWERMVLPLSRSQEHFVRIMDHLALVQPDSALPFKETVLQEVNYLPRGCTTVMVSPVLNAEMVSLISFLDYRKIKTEFFLLKNVAMISAEERQWIGKLALFGVHVHLAGSEQELQEAVRGPVAHAAYN; from the coding sequence GTGCTGAAAAGGGCAAGCACGTTTGGGCTTTGGCTGGTGATTCTCGCGTCCGCCTATTCCTACGCGAAATTTCAGGGCGGTTACGCATCGTGGTTTCTGTTTTTTGCAACGGTTGTCATCGCTTTATACGTGTTCCTGACAAGCCGTTTCGCCGGTCGTAGGCTGGCGAGCGAAAGGCATGTGTCGGCAACGAAATTGACGGCGGGCGGCGAACTGGAAGTCGATCTGGATGTGCGGTCGCACTCCCGGTGGCCGTTGGTCTGGTTAGCGATCGAGGACCAGCTGCCGCAGCGATTGCTGGTGTGGGGGGCGGAAAGCAAGCGGATTTTTTTCCCGGGATTTGAAAAACGGGTTCGCATGCGGTACACGATTCCGAATCTGCAGCGGGGAAAATACGTTTTGCAGGATACGGTTTTGCGAACCGGGGATCTGTTCGGGTTCTGCCGGAAACAGGTCGTGCATCGGCGAGCGGATGAGGTGACCGTCTATCCGAAGGTGGTTCCGATCCGCTCCTGGCACACGGTGAATCCGTTCAATGCCGGCATGTCGTTCTCCCAGAACCGGATGGCGGAGGATACGACCAACGTGCTGGGGGTGCGCGATTATGTGCCGGGCGACCGGCTGTCCCGCATTCATTGGCGGGCGACCTCCCGGACAGGTGCGATCAAGTCGAAAGAGTTTGAGCTGCATGTGACGAACGAGCTGATGTTTTTTCTCAACCGCAACAAAGCGGATTACGCGGCCGGCGGGGCGTCCGTGTTTGAAACGGCGGTGACCGCAACCGCCTCGCTGATCCGCTACGGACTGGAGAAAAAATATGCGGTCGGCCTGGTTTCCTACGGATGGGAACGAATGGTGCTGCCGCTGTCCCGCAGCCAGGAACATTTTGTCAGAATTATGGACCATTTGGCGCTGGTGCAGCCGGATTCCGCCCTGCCGTTTAAGGAAACAGTCTTGCAGGAAGTGAACTATCTGCCGCGCGGCTGCACGACCGTCATGGTTTCACCGGTGCTGAACGCAGAAATGGTAAGCCTGATCAGTTTTCTTGACTATCGGAAGATCAAGACCGAATTTTTCCTGCTCAAGAATGTGGCGATGATTTCCGCGGAAGAACGGCAGTGGATCGGAAAATTGGCCTTGTTCGGCGTGCACGTCCATCTGGCGGGCAGCGAACAAGAGCTGCAGGAAGCGGTAAGGGGGCCGGTGGCGCATGCGGCATACAACTAG
- a CDS encoding Uma2 family endonuclease, producing the protein MSMPKLEPERKYSYSDYLKWDDGERWELIDGIPYNMTPAPAEKHQRILGELVTEFATYLRGKTCRVYVAPFDVRLSEADDDDQTYNVVQPDLVVICDRNKIDERGCKGAPDLVVEILSPGYAAKRDKLHKFHLYQKYGVKEYWIVDPLHENVDVYRLENGKYGERQVYTKEERVPVGIFEDFAIDLQIVFAGGEAE; encoded by the coding sequence ATGAGCATGCCGAAATTGGAACCGGAACGCAAATATTCCTACAGCGACTACTTGAAGTGGGATGACGGCGAACGCTGGGAACTGATCGACGGGATTCCCTACAACATGACGCCGGCGCCGGCGGAAAAGCATCAGCGGATTCTGGGGGAACTGGTCACTGAATTTGCAACGTATCTCAGGGGCAAGACCTGCCGGGTGTACGTGGCCCCGTTTGATGTCCGCCTGTCGGAAGCGGACGATGACGACCAGACCTATAACGTGGTGCAGCCGGATCTGGTGGTGATTTGCGACCGGAACAAAATCGACGAACGGGGATGCAAGGGGGCGCCCGATCTGGTCGTTGAAATTTTGTCACCGGGATATGCGGCCAAGCGGGACAAACTGCACAAGTTTCACCTGTATCAAAAATATGGGGTGAAGGAATACTGGATCGTCGATCCCTTGCATGAAAATGTGGACGTTTACCGGCTGGAAAACGGAAAATACGGCGAGCGGCAAGTGTATACGAAAGAGGAGCGGGTGCCGGTCGGCATCTTTGAGGATTTTGCAATCGACTTGCAGATTGTGTTTGCGGGCGGGGAAGCGGAGTAG